The Paenibacillus uliginis N3/975 genome has a window encoding:
- a CDS encoding iron-sulfur cluster biosynthesis family protein, producing MMIQLTPDAEKKLKERIGNQPGRVRLIYDTEGCGCAVNGIPGLRIINEPDSEDVTVSAGDSVAFVINRRQEVFFEDAMTLDVFSGLSTFRLDSNNQTYGTNIQLVDTRQ from the coding sequence ATGATGATTCAACTGACCCCAGATGCAGAAAAAAAACTGAAGGAGAGAATCGGCAACCAGCCGGGCAGAGTCAGGCTTATATATGACACTGAGGGATGCGGCTGTGCCGTCAACGGAATACCCGGGTTGCGCATTATCAACGAACCTGACTCTGAGGATGTCACGGTCTCGGCCGGGGATTCCGTCGCATTTGTGATCAACCGCCGACAAGAAGTCTTTTTCGAAGATGCGATGACTTTAGATGTTTTCTCGGGTCTTAGCACTTTCCGACTGGACAGCAATAATCAAACGTACGGCACGAACATTCAACTGGTGGATACCAGACAATAA
- a CDS encoding ABC transporter substrate-binding protein, whose product MHRKWFGLAFSILLVCGMALAGCGGGGSGTKVKVGEVTRSIFYAPQYVAIEKGFFKEEGLDVELQTTFGGDKTMTALLSNAIDVALVGSETSIYVYQQGADDPVINFGQLTQTDGTFLMARDTKGEFSWDMLKGSVFLGQRKGGMPQMAGEFTLNKKGINPRTDLELIQNIEFANIASAYASGTGQFVQLFEPQASIFEKEGKGKVVASFGVESGHLPYTVFMAKQSFIGKNKDTVQKFTNALYKAQQWVDSHSAEEIADAILPYFKDTERDIVVSSVKRYKEQGTYATDPILDEEEWNNLLDVMDLAGELKERVPVGTIVDNSYAEKAKQAAK is encoded by the coding sequence ATGCACAGAAAGTGGTTTGGCCTGGCTTTTTCCATTCTGCTTGTATGCGGAATGGCATTAGCTGGATGTGGCGGTGGTGGTTCGGGTACGAAGGTAAAGGTCGGAGAGGTTACGCGTTCCATATTTTACGCACCTCAGTATGTGGCGATTGAGAAAGGTTTTTTTAAGGAGGAAGGACTGGATGTTGAGCTCCAGACGACCTTCGGCGGTGACAAAACAATGACGGCATTGCTGTCCAATGCGATCGATGTGGCGCTGGTTGGCTCGGAAACATCCATATATGTGTATCAGCAGGGAGCGGATGACCCTGTCATCAACTTCGGCCAACTAACCCAAACAGACGGCACTTTCCTTATGGCACGGGATACCAAAGGCGAGTTTAGCTGGGATATGCTGAAGGGGAGCGTATTTCTCGGACAGCGTAAAGGCGGAATGCCTCAGATGGCGGGCGAATTCACATTGAACAAGAAAGGCATTAATCCGCGAACAGATTTGGAGCTAATCCAAAATATCGAGTTTGCGAACATTGCTTCTGCTTATGCCTCCGGTACCGGACAATTTGTTCAGTTGTTTGAACCACAGGCATCCATTTTTGAAAAAGAAGGCAAGGGCAAGGTTGTTGCTTCTTTTGGGGTGGAAAGCGGACATCTGCCATACACGGTGTTTATGGCGAAACAGAGTTTTATCGGCAAAAACAAGGACACTGTCCAGAAATTTACCAATGCCCTCTATAAAGCACAGCAATGGGTGGACTCACACAGTGCAGAAGAAATTGCGGATGCGATTCTACCTTATTTCAAAGATACCGAACGGGATATCGTCGTTTCGTCGGTTAAGCGATATAAGGAACAAGGTACCTACGCAACAGATCCGATTTTGGATGAAGAAGAATGGAACAATCTGCTGGATGTCATGGATCTCGCCGGCGAGCTGAAGGAACGGGTACCTGTGGGTACGATCGTGGATAACAGTTATGCGGAAAAAGCAAAGCAGGCGGCGAAATAA
- a CDS encoding YxcD family protein produces the protein MILSMDEIINAVCLHQAERKGVKPTDVTVELSWDEDTGFTAEVWVNSRSQYLIESNLIEAILRYLYSEYNIRTYSDRVKLDLEDEIIAIVEQ, from the coding sequence ATGATTCTGAGTATGGATGAAATCATCAATGCGGTTTGCCTCCATCAGGCAGAACGCAAAGGTGTTAAACCTACCGATGTTACTGTTGAACTGAGCTGGGATGAAGATACCGGCTTTACCGCCGAAGTGTGGGTGAATAGCCGAAGTCAGTATTTGATCGAATCCAATCTGATCGAAGCGATACTACGTTACCTGTATTCCGAATATAACATTCGGACCTATAGTGATCGGGTGAAGCTCGATCTGGAAGACGAAATTATTGCGATTGTGGAACAATAA
- a CDS encoding ABC transporter ATP-binding protein, translating into MVPVVELRNIAHVYVTDREASLAVEGIQLKVLPGEFISLVGPSGCGKTTILSIIAGLLQPSRGEAKVYGHTVNGPSPEVGYMLQQDYLFPWRTILDNTLIGLELTDRLTDESRYNTVELLKEMGLGASISLYPQQLSGGMRQRVALVRTLSTDPGLLLLDEPFSALDYQTKLQLEDLIVETLHDRNKTAILVTHDLSEAIAMSDRVVLLNRNPGRIHRTFEVPEHIRKVQPFYARKEAGFNELFHEIWREMEVIGGKE; encoded by the coding sequence ATGGTACCGGTAGTTGAACTCCGCAATATCGCTCATGTGTATGTGACCGACCGGGAAGCCTCTCTGGCTGTTGAAGGGATTCAATTGAAGGTGCTTCCAGGCGAATTCATCAGTCTTGTTGGTCCGAGCGGCTGCGGAAAAACGACAATCCTGTCCATCATTGCAGGTCTGCTGCAGCCTTCCCGCGGAGAAGCGAAGGTTTACGGCCATACTGTGAACGGCCCTTCACCTGAAGTAGGTTATATGCTGCAGCAGGATTACCTGTTTCCTTGGCGGACCATTTTGGACAATACGTTGATTGGACTTGAGCTGACGGATCGATTGACGGATGAAAGCCGGTACAATACGGTGGAGCTGCTTAAAGAGATGGGACTTGGAGCGAGCATCAGCTTGTATCCGCAGCAATTGTCCGGCGGGATGCGGCAGCGGGTGGCGCTTGTGCGCACGCTTTCTACGGATCCGGGACTTCTGCTTCTGGATGAACCATTCTCGGCACTGGATTATCAGACCAAGCTTCAGTTGGAGGATCTAATTGTTGAAACGTTACATGACCGGAACAAGACAGCCATTCTGGTTACACATGACCTGTCGGAAGCTATCGCGATGAGTGACAGGGTTGTGCTGCTGAACCGGAACCCGGGCCGAATACACCGGACATTTGAAGTACCGGAGCATATCCGGAAGGTTCAGCCGTTCTATGCTCGCAAGGAAGCGGGATTTAATGAGTTGTTTCATGAAATATGGAGAGAGATGGAAGTCATTGGCGGTAAGGAGTGA
- a CDS encoding ABC transporter permease, translating to MRHKRKIKNRVIMVQTALLVLFFALWELAGRSKWIDVLLFSYPTKIFVSIWEDIVSGEIWGHLGVTVGETAVGFLLGTLIGTLLAVLIWWSPFLNRVLDPYMVVFNSMPKVALGPIFIVMFGAGFIAIVVTTLSITVIVTTLVVYNSFSEVDSNLIKVVRTFGGTKSQVFKRVILPASFPAIVSTLKVNVGMAWVGVIVGEFLVAKSGLGYLIMYGFQVFNFTLVLSSLLIIAIVATAMYQMVVYIEKKLLSHR from the coding sequence ATGAGACATAAACGCAAAATCAAGAACCGTGTCATAATGGTACAGACTGCGCTGCTGGTCCTGTTCTTCGCTCTTTGGGAGCTGGCGGGACGTTCAAAGTGGATCGACGTACTGCTGTTCAGCTATCCTACAAAAATCTTCGTAAGTATTTGGGAAGATATCGTATCAGGGGAGATATGGGGGCATCTTGGGGTGACGGTGGGTGAAACCGCTGTCGGATTTCTGTTAGGCACATTAATTGGTACGCTATTGGCGGTGCTGATCTGGTGGTCGCCTTTCCTGAACAGGGTGCTGGACCCCTATATGGTTGTGTTTAATAGCATGCCGAAGGTCGCGCTCGGTCCGATATTTATCGTTATGTTCGGTGCCGGGTTTATAGCCATTGTGGTAACGACCCTTTCCATTACGGTCATTGTTACGACACTCGTTGTATATAACAGCTTCTCTGAGGTGGATTCCAACCTGATCAAGGTCGTCCGCACCTTTGGCGGTACGAAGTCACAGGTATTTAAACGGGTTATTCTTCCAGCATCATTTCCTGCGATTGTCTCCACCCTAAAGGTGAATGTGGGCATGGCGTGGGTCGGTGTGATCGTGGGCGAATTTCTCGTGGCAAAATCGGGGCTCGGATATTTGATCATGTACGGATTCCAGGTATTCAACTTTACCCTCGTTCTGTCCAGCTTGCTGATTATCGCCATAGTGGCAACGGCTATGTATCAAATGGTTGTTTATATAGAGAAAAAATTGTTGAGTCATCGATAA
- a CDS encoding aromatic acid exporter family protein, producing MGFRIIKTAVATLIAILVTDALNIPGATSAGLLAILGVDVTRKRSLRSVSSRFFASLLGLLLASILFSLLGFHYWVLALYILIAFPAISKANFKEGIVTSSVVVFRVFNGEALSLGIFWTQIELLLIGLGSAMVVNMAYMPKGEGRLMEIRREVDGLFSVIFEHISLTLRDPEHVWDGKELIEANQAVERGIQESNRALENQMLQPDVAWNVYFYMRKEQLDNIQAMMHLISQVYERLTHGELASKLFDQLSKDVVTEEYTGKTEKLLNGLVDKFKEMELPHTREEFELRSAILQLCRELEFFLKISKKSKAPTSPTNLSRMKDKS from the coding sequence ATGGGATTTCGTATCATTAAGACGGCAGTAGCAACGCTAATTGCCATTCTAGTTACAGATGCTTTAAATATACCGGGAGCGACTTCAGCAGGGCTGCTGGCGATTCTAGGCGTGGATGTGACGCGTAAGCGCAGTCTGCGCTCAGTATCGTCACGTTTTTTTGCGTCCTTACTCGGGCTGCTGCTGGCGTCGATCCTATTCTCTTTGCTTGGTTTCCATTATTGGGTTTTGGCGCTATACATACTGATTGCTTTTCCTGCCATATCAAAGGCGAATTTTAAAGAAGGTATCGTAACAAGTTCGGTTGTTGTATTCCGTGTGTTTAACGGGGAAGCGCTTAGTTTGGGTATATTCTGGACCCAAATTGAGCTCCTGTTGATTGGTCTCGGTTCGGCGATGGTTGTGAATATGGCTTATATGCCGAAGGGTGAGGGCCGGTTAATGGAGATTCGCCGTGAGGTGGACGGGCTGTTCTCGGTCATATTCGAGCATATTTCACTTACGCTTCGCGATCCAGAGCATGTATGGGATGGCAAAGAGCTTATTGAAGCGAATCAGGCGGTGGAACGCGGAATTCAAGAAAGCAACCGAGCCTTGGAGAATCAGATGCTTCAGCCCGATGTGGCCTGGAATGTATATTTTTATATGCGAAAAGAACAGCTGGACAACATTCAGGCGATGATGCATCTGATCTCTCAAGTTTACGAGAGGCTGACGCATGGCGAACTTGCGTCCAAATTATTTGATCAACTGAGCAAGGATGTCGTGACCGAGGAATACACAGGAAAAACGGAGAAACTGCTGAACGGTCTGGTGGACAAGTTTAAAGAGATGGAATTGCCTCATACCCGGGAAGAGTTCGAACTACGTTCTGCGATATTGCAGCTGTGCCGTGAGCTTGAATTTTTCTTGAAAATTTCGAAGAAGAGCAAAGCCCCTACAAGCCCGACTAATCTGAGTCGAATGAAAGATAAAAGTTAA
- a CDS encoding YdcF family protein produces the protein MKIFTKKFNRRLAMMMTAVTVAMASTTSLSLPVKAATASMSENSIITFKNDAPTSERIQQLIDTAMHFYWNGGDLKQAEKDIFKGITLKGKYDVVENAFKQATVLDPYNIDLKMSLASTQIVQKKIPEALRTYEQILHLQPDHFNANLLYGMYSKLNGNELAYKQSINNLRKIDADQTNSFVQKFKETEEILGLKMNTEVPKGLPSKDHAIVILGYALAEDGTMQETLVERLKQGLKLAQQYPDSKIIVTGGVPKNGVTEADNMTKWLVEQGIAKERILPENKATDTVESALFSTEIIEEQGIKDVTVVTSASHIRRSVALFKEADRFYSKMNGKEAKRNFTNMVYMDYETVEEAHEVPKSELLVVYRDLFRTAGLWQYPGIQR, from the coding sequence ATGAAAATTTTCACCAAAAAATTCAATCGTCGTCTAGCAATGATGATGACAGCAGTAACCGTGGCTATGGCTTCTACGACTTCTTTGAGTTTGCCTGTAAAGGCGGCGACTGCGTCAATGTCGGAGAATTCGATTATTACCTTTAAGAATGATGCGCCAACTTCAGAGCGTATTCAGCAGCTGATAGATACAGCCATGCATTTTTACTGGAACGGCGGAGACCTCAAGCAAGCGGAGAAAGATATTTTCAAAGGCATCACCCTTAAAGGGAAGTATGATGTTGTAGAGAATGCTTTTAAGCAAGCGACGGTTCTAGATCCTTACAACATAGATCTGAAGATGTCTCTGGCTTCCACACAAATCGTTCAAAAGAAAATTCCCGAAGCGCTGCGTACATACGAACAGATATTACATCTGCAGCCTGATCATTTTAATGCCAATTTACTGTATGGGATGTATTCCAAATTAAATGGAAATGAACTCGCATATAAGCAGTCTATTAATAATCTGAGAAAAATAGATGCGGACCAGACCAACTCTTTTGTGCAAAAGTTTAAAGAGACCGAAGAAATCCTCGGCCTGAAGATGAATACCGAAGTGCCTAAGGGTCTGCCGTCGAAAGATCATGCCATCGTTATTCTCGGTTATGCTCTAGCTGAAGATGGAACGATGCAGGAAACTTTGGTGGAGCGCTTGAAGCAGGGCTTGAAATTGGCACAACAGTATCCGGACTCCAAAATCATCGTAACTGGCGGCGTTCCGAAAAACGGTGTAACCGAAGCCGATAACATGACCAAGTGGCTTGTTGAACAAGGTATTGCCAAAGAAAGAATTCTGCCGGAAAATAAAGCAACTGATACCGTAGAAAGTGCACTGTTCTCGACCGAAATTATTGAGGAACAAGGTATTAAGGATGTTACCGTCGTGACGAGTGCGAGCCATATCCGCCGTTCGGTTGCGCTGTTTAAGGAGGCAGATCGTTTTTATAGCAAAATGAATGGTAAGGAAGCTAAAAGAAACTTTACAAATATGGTGTATATGGATTATGAAACCGTAGAAGAGGCGCATGAGGTGCCGAAGAGCGAGCTGTTGGTAGTGTATCGCGATCTGTTTAGAACAGCAGGATTGTGGCAGTACCCAGGCATCCAACGTTAA
- a CDS encoding lipase family protein, with protein sequence MNVGTNNDQEQWAIFLAAICGQTYAQFTNTDGSFVVPLNYGVIDTIQAKSISNVWEPFGFILESPKEIIIAFRGTSSTTNWISNIIASQKRFKYIKEDCLTHRGFTDIYSSARSGITSALSRLSPNKTLYITGHSLGGALATLCAIDVAANTTYISPNLFTYGSPRVGDPDFAKAFTKYVRNSYRVANPFDVVTHAPPTIYKLPKREKKYYYSHVQTLSSLSFQNGSVSANHLIGKYFSELSKLQPQFTQLLCSTNPGFCPVVESQE encoded by the coding sequence ATGAACGTGGGTACCAATAATGATCAAGAACAATGGGCTATCTTCCTAGCTGCAATCTGCGGACAGACCTATGCACAATTTACAAATACGGACGGCTCGTTCGTCGTTCCACTGAATTATGGGGTTATTGATACTATTCAAGCGAAATCCATCAGCAACGTATGGGAACCCTTCGGGTTTATTCTGGAATCTCCGAAAGAGATTATTATTGCCTTTCGGGGAACCAGCTCGACGACCAATTGGATATCTAACATCATCGCCTCACAAAAAAGATTCAAATATATTAAGGAAGACTGTCTTACACATCGCGGCTTCACAGACATCTATTCTTCAGCTCGCAGTGGGATTACCTCCGCCCTCTCTAGGTTGTCTCCCAACAAGACATTATACATTACAGGTCACAGCCTCGGTGGAGCACTCGCGACATTATGTGCTATTGATGTTGCGGCCAACACCACTTACATCTCACCCAACCTGTTTACATATGGATCCCCCCGTGTAGGCGATCCGGACTTTGCGAAAGCTTTTACAAAGTATGTTCGAAACAGCTACCGCGTTGCCAATCCCTTTGATGTCGTAACACATGCTCCACCAACCATCTACAAGCTGCCGAAGCGGGAAAAAAAGTACTATTACAGTCATGTCCAGACCCTCTCATCGCTGTCTTTCCAGAATGGATCCGTTAGCGCCAATCACCTTATCGGAAAGTATTTCTCAGAGCTCTCCAAGCTCCAACCGCAATTTACCCAACTGTTATGTTCAACGAACCCTGGATTCTGTCCAGTCGTTGAATCACAAGAGTAA
- a CDS encoding PadR family transcriptional regulator has translation MNTLSYGLLGLLARRESSGYELMLRIQPFWQAKHSQIYPLLAGMEEKHLLSSRWVQQSDKPDKKIYVITELGMQKLREWMYMPIAPSVTKDELSLRTFSLWLSDIGIAFDIYEERRKIYLDKKQYFEGILQGIPKDMCHFGNKEFSNYILASKGLMMAETELKWCDWVLDLLKQHRMQTTSVHKQ, from the coding sequence ATGAACACGTTGTCTTACGGCCTGCTGGGTCTGCTCGCCCGAAGAGAATCGTCCGGTTATGAGCTGATGCTCCGCATTCAGCCATTTTGGCAAGCGAAGCACAGTCAGATTTATCCACTTCTTGCCGGCATGGAAGAAAAGCATCTTCTCAGCTCACGTTGGGTTCAGCAAAGCGACAAACCCGACAAGAAGATTTACGTTATCACAGAATTAGGTATGCAGAAACTGCGAGAATGGATGTACATGCCGATTGCGCCTTCTGTAACGAAAGACGAGCTGTCACTACGTACATTTAGTCTTTGGTTAAGCGATATTGGTATTGCGTTCGACATTTATGAGGAACGCCGAAAGATCTACTTGGACAAAAAGCAATATTTTGAAGGTATTTTACAGGGAATTCCTAAGGACATGTGTCATTTCGGCAACAAGGAATTCAGCAATTACATCCTCGCTTCCAAGGGCTTGATGATGGCCGAGACGGAATTGAAATGGTGTGACTGGGTTCTTGATCTTTTGAAGCAACACCGTATGCAGACTACTTCTGTTCATAAGCAATAA
- a CDS encoding beta-class carbonic anhydrase: MSTHLSSIMEHNRTFVENKEYEAYRTSKFPDKKIIIITCMDTRLTELLPKAMNFKNGDVKLIKNAGGIISQPFGSVMRSVLVALYELSADEVIVVGHHECGMAALNADHMIQSMIERGVSEDVMTTLENSGIKLTKWLRGFDNVTAAVEHTVNIIKKHPLLPPKFPVHGMVIDPTTGALDLVIDGYDK, from the coding sequence ATGTCAACACATCTTAGCAGCATTATGGAACACAACCGGACTTTTGTTGAAAATAAAGAATATGAAGCTTACCGCACAAGTAAGTTTCCAGATAAAAAAATTATTATTATTACATGCATGGATACACGTCTTACGGAATTGTTGCCTAAGGCGATGAATTTTAAGAACGGTGACGTTAAACTTATTAAAAACGCCGGCGGGATTATCTCACAACCGTTTGGATCTGTTATGCGGAGTGTACTCGTTGCGCTTTATGAGCTGAGTGCCGATGAAGTGATTGTAGTAGGCCACCATGAGTGTGGTATGGCTGCCCTTAACGCGGATCATATGATCCAATCGATGATCGAACGCGGTGTTTCGGAAGATGTCATGACAACTCTAGAGAATTCCGGAATCAAATTGACAAAGTGGCTGCGCGGATTTGATAACGTTACTGCAGCCGTTGAACATACAGTGAATATAATTAAAAAACATCCGCTTCTCCCGCCAAAGTTTCCTGTACATGGAATGGTCATAGACCCGACAACCGGAGCTCTGGATCTTGTTATTGACGGGTATGATAAATAA
- a CDS encoding carboxypeptidase M32, which produces MDTQLKERWEQFQQLIRKITSYYEAVGLLHWDLRTGAPRKGVEARSETIGMLSTEAFKLQTSTEMSELLDFFAKPEIEQQLDEKSRRMVEECRKEYDRSKSIPADKFKEYTVLAAHSESKWEDAKENSDFAGFEPFLTKIVAFKQEFIDYWGVKDTRYDTLLDMYEPDLTVEKLDEVFDRLRARLVPLVKSILDSPNKPDTGFLDQLYSKEQQEKFGLFILEQMGYDFEAGRLDESVHPFCTGLNVGDVRITTNYLQDDVTSAVFSSLHEGGHALYEQNIDKELVGTPLAMGTSMGIHESQSRLWENMIGRSRPFWHRYFGDLQQHFPEQFSNVEAEQFYLAINKVENSLIRIEADELTYNLHIIIRYEIEKMLFNEGLSVKDLPEVWNSKYKEYLGIMPPNDGLGVLQDVHWSGGDFGYFASYSLGNMYAAQFMHTMRKELPELDSLIEEGKLAPIKEWLTEKIHKYGKSETPAEIILRVTGEELNPDYLADYLEAKYKEIYKL; this is translated from the coding sequence ATGGATACACAACTTAAAGAACGCTGGGAACAGTTTCAACAATTGATCCGAAAAATAACCAGTTATTACGAAGCCGTTGGCTTATTGCATTGGGACCTCCGTACTGGGGCTCCTCGTAAAGGCGTAGAAGCTCGTTCCGAGACGATTGGTATGCTCTCGACTGAGGCATTTAAACTTCAAACGTCCACAGAAATGAGTGAACTGCTGGACTTTTTTGCAAAGCCGGAAATAGAGCAGCAGCTTGATGAAAAAAGTCGTCGCATGGTCGAGGAATGCCGGAAAGAATATGACCGGAGCAAATCGATTCCAGCAGATAAGTTCAAAGAGTACACCGTCTTGGCCGCTCATTCCGAATCCAAATGGGAGGATGCGAAGGAAAACAGCGACTTTGCCGGCTTCGAACCTTTTTTAACCAAAATCGTAGCGTTCAAGCAGGAATTTATCGACTACTGGGGCGTGAAAGATACCCGTTACGATACGCTACTTGATATGTATGAGCCGGATCTGACGGTCGAAAAGCTGGATGAAGTTTTTGATCGCCTGCGTGCTCGACTGGTGCCACTTGTGAAATCCATTCTGGATTCTCCCAATAAGCCGGATACCGGATTTTTGGATCAGTTGTATTCTAAAGAACAGCAGGAAAAGTTCGGCCTGTTTATTTTGGAGCAGATGGGCTATGACTTTGAGGCGGGACGTCTGGACGAGAGTGTACATCCATTTTGCACGGGCTTGAATGTCGGGGATGTACGGATTACAACGAATTATCTTCAGGATGATGTGACCAGTGCGGTATTCAGCTCCTTGCATGAGGGCGGTCACGCCCTGTATGAGCAAAATATCGATAAGGAACTGGTAGGTACACCGCTGGCGATGGGTACGTCCATGGGAATTCATGAATCCCAGTCCCGTCTTTGGGAAAATATGATCGGCCGTAGCCGTCCATTCTGGCATCGCTACTTCGGCGATCTTCAGCAGCATTTTCCGGAACAATTCAGCAATGTGGAGGCGGAACAATTCTATCTTGCCATTAATAAGGTTGAAAATTCCCTCATTCGAATCGAAGCGGATGAACTGACGTACAATTTGCACATCATTATCCGTTATGAAATTGAGAAGATGCTGTTTAATGAAGGTCTTTCCGTGAAGGATCTGCCTGAAGTGTGGAATTCGAAGTATAAAGAATACTTGGGTATAATGCCGCCAAATGATGGCCTGGGTGTACTCCAGGATGTACACTGGTCCGGTGGGGATTTTGGATATTTTGCATCTTACTCTCTCGGAAACATGTACGCCGCCCAATTTATGCACACGATGCGTAAAGAACTTCCTGAATTGGACAGCTTAATTGAAGAAGGGAAGCTTGCTCCAATTAAGGAATGGCTGACCGAGAAAATTCACAAATACGGAAAGAGTGAGACGCCGGCCGAGATCATTCTCCGCGTGACCGGTGAAGAGCTGAATCCGGATTACTTGGCAGACTACCTGGAAGCTAAATATAAAGAGATTTACAAGCTTTAA
- a CDS encoding ABC transporter ATP-binding protein — MTTKSPFTRLLKYMSRYKLIYVGLVITMLIGIVLDLSVAWFLSLITNAAVKLEVENWSNLILLALSILICLGLNTYFDTYLKQKAALKVRNDVRLDTLNHVLRLPQSYYDKNHSGELLTRFTSDNQAVGDASGNIIMGLLRNPLLAISAFIYLLSIHWPLALISMSIGPLMILVGKLFGEAMRKKSNKLQMAIGTTTSFLQDVLGASILVKLFGLEKKISKQYQQYSNEISEIERSQGKIQGTANAVSSGIANITFMIAILVAGYFVAKGELEVGAMLAFIQLMNYLVQPFSILPGLWSSMQQALAGADRIFQIIDAPKEYEKLPNEGGIKTSFNELVVSSVSFSYTNSEDSLALTNVNFRVNAGQTVAIVGTSGGGKSTLLKLLLGLYSPTQGAIEIDGRNKESMELREYRDYFSLVPQDTVLFSGTIRDNILDGNRMADEESMIAAAKKANAYDFIMKLSQGFDTEIGEHGNRLSGGQKQRIAIARAILRDAPILLLDEATAALDNESEKIVQDALAKLMIGRTTLVIAHRLTTIQNSDMILVMENGRLVEQGKHDELLQLCGRYHTLYNAQFKEKDYVLS; from the coding sequence ATGACTACAAAAAGTCCGTTTACACGTTTGTTAAAGTATATGAGTAGATACAAGTTGATATATGTTGGCTTGGTTATCACTATGTTAATAGGTATTGTGCTTGATCTTTCAGTTGCGTGGTTTTTGTCTCTCATTACGAATGCTGCTGTAAAGTTGGAAGTAGAGAATTGGTCCAATTTAATTCTGTTAGCGTTGAGTATACTTATTTGTCTGGGCTTGAATACATACTTTGATACGTATCTTAAGCAAAAAGCTGCTCTTAAAGTTAGAAACGATGTGCGTTTGGATACGTTGAATCATGTCTTACGTTTACCGCAATCTTATTACGACAAGAATCATTCTGGTGAATTACTTACTCGTTTTACAAGTGATAATCAAGCTGTGGGAGATGCAAGTGGTAACATTATAATGGGTTTGCTTAGAAATCCGTTACTTGCCATTTCTGCTTTTATATATTTATTAAGCATTCATTGGCCTCTCGCCTTAATTTCCATGTCGATAGGACCACTTATGATCTTGGTGGGCAAACTATTTGGCGAAGCCATGCGTAAAAAAAGCAATAAACTTCAGATGGCAATAGGTACGACAACCTCTTTTCTTCAAGATGTACTGGGTGCTAGCATTCTTGTGAAATTATTTGGCCTTGAAAAGAAAATATCAAAACAATATCAACAATATAGCAATGAGATTTCTGAAATTGAACGCAGTCAAGGCAAAATACAGGGAACAGCTAATGCAGTATCGAGCGGCATTGCAAACATAACGTTCATGATAGCCATACTCGTTGCTGGTTATTTTGTTGCAAAAGGGGAATTGGAAGTTGGAGCCATGCTCGCCTTTATTCAACTCATGAATTATCTTGTGCAACCATTTTCTATATTACCTGGACTTTGGTCAAGTATGCAGCAAGCCTTAGCAGGTGCAGACCGAATCTTTCAGATTATAGATGCTCCTAAAGAATATGAAAAACTTCCAAACGAAGGAGGAATTAAAACATCTTTTAATGAGCTAGTTGTATCCTCAGTCAGTTTTTCATATACAAATTCCGAAGATTCATTAGCTCTTACAAATGTTAATTTTCGTGTGAATGCAGGTCAGACAGTCGCGATTGTGGGTACAAGCGGTGGAGGAAAGTCTACGTTACTAAAATTGCTACTTGGACTGTATTCTCCAACGCAAGGAGCGATTGAAATTGATGGTAGGAACAAAGAGTCGATGGAACTTAGGGAATACCGAGACTACTTTTCACTAGTTCCTCAGGATACCGTACTTTTTTCAGGGACGATTAGGGATAATATTTTGGATGGTAATCGAATGGCAGACGAAGAGAGTATGATTGCAGCAGCAAAGAAGGCTAATGCTTATGATTTTATAATGAAATTGTCTCAAGGATTTGATACGGAGATTGGGGAACATGGTAATCGTTTATCGGGTGGACAGAAGCAAAGGATTGCTATCGCAAGAGCTATTTTGAGAGACGCACCCATATTGCTTTTAGATGAAGCGACGGCAGCTCTTGATAATGAATCCGAAAAAATCGTGCAAGATGCACTAGCTAAATTAATGATTGGTAGAACAACGTTGGTCATTGCACACCGGTTAACGACGATTCAAAATTCAGACATGATTCTTGTTATGGAGAATGGGAGATTGGTGGAACAAGGGAAGCACGATGAGTTACTTCAATTATGTGGTCGATATCATACTCTGTATAACGCCCAATTTAAAGAAAAGGATTACGTTCTATCTTAG